The Coffea arabica cultivar ET-39 chromosome 9c, Coffea Arabica ET-39 HiFi, whole genome shotgun sequence nucleotide sequence AAGTAGCATCACACCATGATGAACAGGGCCATGATAGTTGCATATGGCATTCAAGTGACACAATAAAGGACTAAGACAAGGTTGTTCATTATAACATTTTGGGCATGTGGGGTTTGGCCGGAATAGTAATGTAGATTGGCATCTCATTCTCAGCCACAACATATCCAGGATTAAGGGAATTTGTTATTGCCTTGACACATGTTTGGATTGATTAAATGGGCAAAGGCATCacttatcaaaagaaaaatatacaATCACTTCAGTTTTTCAGACCACTCGAAACCAATTCCTCCTCTACCACGAATGCACCTCCTATCCATATTCCACCAAATCCTTTCCTCGAACACGTCAATTCTATAACTCATTGTCCAACACAGGAGATAAGTAGAAATAAGACATATAAACTCAACTAACATGGCATATCCAACAACCACAATCCtctggattatcaataatttttAATACAAATTATGGCAACAAGAAACTATTATGATCGTACTCCATGGCCACAAATTTtgagttgaaaattttgaaagatgTCAAAGAACTCAGTATTGGAGGAAGAATATATTATCCGTCTATGTTACATGGACTCTCCATTTACCCCTGCCACACCCATGTCAACACAATACGGCATGGACAAGGGTGTGGGTTATGTGTCAGATATGGTAAAACAGAATTGGGTGTGTTGACCATAGCAGACATGGCTACAAGAGGAAGATGAAAAGAAATAGATGAGATGGGATACTCGATGAGATGATATAGTTGTAAATGAAGATGAAGAGATTTTTTGGTAAAAGACAAGGACTTGAGTTTGAGTGTAATAGCTGGACTCAAGATGTTGAGGGTAAGAATAAAAACTGTTACTATAAAGATTGTGCTCTACAAACTGTTACTATAAAAACTGTAATAGCTGGACTCTCCATTTCTTAATGTGCTCTAAAGATTGTGCCAATGTCAAATGTCAAAGCACTGACTCATCTTTTTACATACATAGGAAGCACTATAAGAAGACAGGCATGGACATATATTATCCCTTGCACTCAAGCATAAAATGGTTCCACATCCAAGTTGCTCGCAGAATGAACACTACTGCCTGAGGAAAGGTATTAAAAAGTAAAATGTGTCAACAGCATTTGACagttaaaaatgaaaaagtaaaatGTGTCAACAGCATTTGACAGTTAAAGATGAAAGCATACCTCTGTTGAGATGACAGTGATGAGACAGTCATCACGATTGGCCTTGGCATCTTCTACCTCAATACGAGCACCACTAGCCTGCCTTACACTTTTAATGGAACTTCCTCCTTTACCAATAACACGGCCAATCTTACTAGATGGGCAGAGCACCCTTGTAGTCAATTCCTCAGATTTAACATCACTCCCATAACCAGAAACTACAGGAAGAGCAGATGAATAGACAGGAAATGTACTCCCAGTTTCAGTATAACCTGGAAACTCAGGTACGTGTCCAGGATCTAAAACAGAAGGAACAGCTCTGTGTGGCACAATAGGATCTACACTAGGGTACAGTCCAGCAGCAGGGTAGATAGGAACATTTGAAGGGATAATGATACTTGGAGGAGCTTCCGGTATGGTAGTATCAAGAGGTATATCTTCCTTGGGACTAAACTTATACATGATTGCTGAAATTGCAAAAAGTGCTTTCTTCACTGCCTCTGATTCACCAGATATCTATTTGCAACATGAGCAACAGATATCACAAAAGCACACGCTAGCAATATAAAGATACTTTTTAATGAAACATCGGTCATTTAATATTGACAAGTTTGGAGCTAAACATGATAtctgttaaaaaaaattgcaaactaAAATTACTTGCCAGTAGAATtgccacttcacaaccaaccatgACACCATAAAACTCATATGCAACAACAGGATTTTTCTTGGAAAGCATCTCTCTGATCTTGCAATCATCCTTTATtttttggaaaagtaaatttaccTAATCATAATAAATACTAAATTTCAAACATAAAAAGGAACTAACCAGAATAAAGTTGTCAAAATCCAAAGCACAAGAATGAGTTGGATCACTAGTATCCTTTGCTGTAATCTTAATATTTGTCTTTGTCTTGCTTCTGAGCTTCTTGATTGTGCTTCCAGATTTCCCAATAATGTTCGCAGATTGGCTTGACGGAACAAGAATTTGGCATTCCTCCTTATCTTTCCGCTTCTTATTGTCAGACTCGCCAACTGATGCGATAGCATTTGCAATTGCAAAGTGAACCTTGAGAAGTGCATCCTGAGCAGCACAGAGAGGTTGCTTTTCATTGAATTCATCATCAATCTCCACATCTTCCTTCTCCTTAACATAGCAATAAATTGTTATAACTCTATCATTAGCCCCAGGAAAAGGATCCACAACCTTAACCTTTGCCCTTGTCTCTTGTCTAATGGAATTTATCACTTTCCCACTCTTTCCAATTACACTTCCTATAACATTATCTGGACATAAAATCCTATATACAATCAACTCATCGTTACCCTTCTGGTCTCTCTCAGTCCTCCTTTTCTGGTTCTTACTATCACCATCATCCTTCCATGGACGCTTCCCAAACTCCCCCATCTTAAACAGTCTGAAAAAACCTCCTACCAAAATCTGAaacccaaaaaatatatatatatatcaaaaatggaaaagataACTTCCCTGAAAATCACAATTTTCCCACGGGAAGCACAAAAGTAGTATCTTTTTTGACAGAAAAAACCACTTTTCCATCTGTCAAAATTGCAAAGAACCCAAGAACCCAGATAAGCTAGTCGCAAGAAAACCTACTAAATCAAATATGTACAAACTAAACCATGTTTCATAAAGGATGCGTGTTTCTGATTCtcatttctcaattttcaatACAACTAATCAAAACCCACTAAAATGCAataaacaaacgattacaattCAGAAGAACTCTAAATAACTCAGCCTTATGGCTTCATTCCACTAAACAATTCGAATAAGAATttcattagaagaaaaataaagaaaaggaaacaaaaataagGAGAATCAAGAAAGAAATGCCTACTGATACAGAGAATTCATAGCTATTTTTGCGGCTGATATGATAGCCTAAAGCAACATTTTAGATTGCATCAAACGTCATCAAGTATCCTCCAAGATTGAGACTGAAaatcgaaaccctaaactgaaaaCAAGAAAGTCTGTAACCCCACAACTGCTCTCAGTCGAATTTAGGACTCAATGTGATGTCAGCGTAAAAAGGACTTGGATTTTTCTCCTTCCAATTTTCACGTAACAAAAtatttcctcaaaaaaaaaaaaagaaaaagaaaagtgagacaAAATCATATGTACATCAAACTCTACGGTTCAAGCCAACGTTTTCAGAACCAGATCGGATCGGCCGGTTCGACCAGTTGAACCACGAACCGGACATATCACCGGTCCGATCTAGTGCTAAAGCCATAAGTAATGAAAAATCGTTGAAAATTGGGTAAATCGTATGAACCGCTAAAAACCGTTCGAACTGTAAACTAGcggtttttaaaatttttcaaaattttcaaatatttaccCAAAATTCAAAGCAAACAATATGAATGGAGCTCTTGGAACCCAAGTCTCCACAGTCACAACAAAAGCTTGTTACCACTGCACTACACACACAATACAAGCTCTTTTTTTTATGTACAATGCTATATCTTAAGTTAAAGACTAAaatctaattaaacaaaaggAAACCCTAGCACTAAGACACAGACACCAGACAGCACCTTTTGGCTTTTGCCTTATCCTTTTAATTGGTTTTTTGTCTCTGCttcttctcttgttttttttttttcattttttttctttataaccTTTCCACCTCCAAATCAAATACCCATGACAAAATCTTTCTCAACTCTTCCCCCCACTATCATCAACCTATTATCTTAGTTGATTTATTAGGCAGTTGGAAGTTTCAACTTCCATAAAAGTTTTTTCATTTTGGTGAGTTTAATTTTTTCCATTTCAAGATTTTTGTTTCTATTTCCATTTGCAAATGATTCAGTAcaaagatttgaaaattttaataaaaagaaaattttcaactagTTCATGGCAAAGATGCCATTTGTCTTGTAATAATTGTATTATCTATTACaataattttacaaatttttggagtttcatgtataacttttagaaaatttattattatctcaacttaaatttagttttaaattATGTTGGTGAATGCATTTTGGGAACTTAAGTTATCAATAACCATGTTAGACTGTGCATCGGCTGTCAAATTCAAGTGTAGAGTGAAGACCCGTAAAGTACTTAGCATTGAAGTTGCCAAAAAAAGACAGAACCGGTGAATCAGTCGGTCGGACCGGTTGGACCGGTCGAACCGCAAACTAGCCCCCTCACCGATTCACTGGCTAGTctgagtttaaaaacattggttCAAACCATtc carries:
- the LOC113708592 gene encoding KH domain-containing protein At4g18375 isoform X3, producing the protein MGEFGKRPWKDDGDSKNQKRRTERDQKGNDELIVYRILCPDNVIGSVIGKSGKVINSIRQETRAKVKVVDPFPGANDRVITIYCYVKEKEDVEIDDEFNEKQPLCAAQDALLKVHFAIANAIASVGESDNKKRKDKEECQILVPSSQSANIIGKSGSTIKKLRSKTKTNIKITAKDTSDPTHSCALDFDNFILISGESEAVKKALFAISAIMYKFSPKEDIPLDTTIPEAPPSIIIPSNVPIYPAAGLYPSVDPIVPHRAVPSVLDPGHVPEFPGYTETGSTFPVYSSALPVVSGYGSDVKSEELTTRVLCPSSKIGRVIGKGGSSIKSVRQASGARIEVEDAKANRDDCLITVISTESSDDQKSIAVEAVLLLQAKINDEEDDTVTMRLLVPSKVIGCIIGKGGLIINEIRKRTKADVHISKDEMPKCADADDELVEVVGEVCSVRDALIQIVLRLRDDVLKGNEGVRHPSGGFDSVYCGAAGLPVPSMLPNVPSVAPLTYDQRAETGAGVSMLSSSSLYGYGSFPVASVLCFGDGCSCTCSWQSHGERGNESREYS
- the LOC113708592 gene encoding KH domain-containing protein At4g18375 isoform X1: MGEFGKRPWKDDGDSKNQKRRTERDQKGNDELIVYRILCPDNVIGSVIGKSGKVINSIRQETRAKVKVVDPFPGANDRVITIYCYVKEKEDVEIDDEFNEKQPLCAAQDALLKVHFAIANAIASVGESDNKKRKDKEECQILVPSSQSANIIGKSGSTIKKLRSKTKTNIKITAKDTSDPTHSCALDFDNFILISGESEAVKKALFAISAIMYKFSPKEDIPLDTTIPEAPPSIIIPSNVPIYPAAGLYPSVDPIVPHRAVPSVLDPGHVPEFPGYTETGSTFPVYSSALPVVSGYGSDVKSEELTTRVLCPSSKIGRVIGKGGSSIKSVRQASGARIEVEDAKANRDDCLITVISTESSDDQKSIAVEAVLLLQAKINDEEDDTVTMRLLVPSKVIGCIIGKGGLIINEIRKRTKADVHISKDEMPKCADADDELVEVVGEVCSVRDALIQIVLRLRDDVLKGNEGVRHPSGGFDSVYCGAAGLPVPSMLPNVPSVAPLTYDQRAETGAGVSMLSSSSLYGYGSFPIGDNSYGSLPTYSSKVYGGLPQSSALEMVVPAHAVGKVMGKGGMNLENIRKISGATIEIPESKSSRGDRVAVISGTSEQKRAAENLIQAFIMAT
- the LOC113708592 gene encoding KH domain-containing protein At4g18375 isoform X2, with the protein product MGEFGKRPWKDDGDSKNQKRRTERDQKGNDELIVYRILCPDNVIGSVIGKSGKVINSIRQETRAKVKVVDPFPGANDRVITIYCYVKEKEDVEIDDEFNEKQPLCAAQDALLKVHFAIANAIASVGESDNKKRKDKEECQILVPSSQSANIIGKSGSTIKKLRSKTKTNIKITAKDTSDPTHSCALDFDNFILISGESEAVKKALFAISAIMYKFSPKEDIPLDTTIPEAPPSIIIPSNVPIYPAAGLYPSVDPIVPHRAVPSVLDPGHVPEFPGYTETGSTFPVYSSALPVVSGYGSDVKSEELTTRVLCPSSKIGRVIGKGGSSIKSVRQASGARIEVEDAKANRDDCLITVISTESSDDQKSIAVEAVLLLQAKINDEEDDTVTMRLLVPSKVIGCIIGKGGLIINEIRKRTKADVHISKDEMPKCADADDELVEVVGEVCSVRDALIQIVLRLRDDVLKGNEGVRHPSGGFDSVYCGAAGLPVPSMLPNVPSVAPLTYDQRAETGAGVSMLSSSSLYGYGSFPISGATIEIPESKSSRGDRVAVISGTSEQKRAAENLIQAFIMAT